ggcaccaaattttgggtttgcacagggcaccactgaaatttgaaagaccagcACCTGCCCTGTCTCTGCCTCAAGTTCAGAGAGGGCACTGGGGAGGAGAATGAGAGTGGTacccagtgctagtcctactcagagtagtcccatCAAAATTAATGGCTATGACAAACTtagtttcattaatttcagtgggtctacactgaaTTGAACTTGGCTGGATACAACTCTGAATCTCCAACTAACAGAACTGTGGCACTTCTGGAGCCTGACAAAGGTCTGGAATTCTTACAGTGAGTGTGAAGTCATGACTGGGCTATACCACTTCATAATGAGGGGAGCTCCACCATATGAGAAGAATAATTCTCCTGcatatagaaactagcctatcaGTTAGAAAGCTAGGCTAATAATAACGCTGACTagctacttacacacacacacacacacacacaaaaacatcagCCCTGCAAGCCCCCATCTGCACTCTGGAATGGTACAGCCCAGTCACAGGTTACCCACCCAAGTTGGAATTTAGCCAGCAAGGTGGAATATTGAGGACTTTCCCACTCTAGATTGAGATGTCTTATCATAAATATATCATATATAAAGTGTCTCCAATGTTACAGTATATTtaggttgtgtgtttgtgtgtctgttttcCAGACAGCAAGAAGTGCAACTATGTGGTCTTTAATACCAGGAGCAAAGGAAATTACACAAATTGCTACCTGTTCTATTATCCCACGAATGAAACCTTCCTGGTGAGACGAGTGTCAGGACTGGTGACCTACCGAATTATAAAAGGTaaacaatgatttttaaaaagaaaaagtgttgATTGACAGTGGAAGATTTTCTTGCTTCACgttgctgttttattattgacTGTtttattcaaagtgttggtgctgacctttaaagccctaaacggcctcggtccagtatacctgaaggagcgtctccacccccatcgttctgcctggacactgaggtccagcgccgagggccttctggcagttccctcactgcgagaagcaaagtgacagggaaccaggcagagggccttctcggtagtggcacccgccctgtggaacaccctcccaccagatgtcaaggagataaaaaaatacacaatttcaaagacatctgaaggcagccctgcattgggaggtttttaatgtttgatgtttttattatgtttttagatatgctgtaagttgcccagggtggctggggaaacccagccagatgggtgtggtatagaTAATGAAGTTGTGGTGGTgttggtggtaataataataataataataataataataataataataatatctttagccatctcaccccttgccttttcctgtaagaccaattgcagtcgttaacagtcgtcaacaggtttacctcacctatcagccaatgacccattcccaccaccccaccactccctcactatatttaaggatctggtgacttctgtttcagtgtatctgaagaagtgtgcatgcacacaaacgctcataccaagaacaaacttagttggtctctaaggtgctactggaaggattttttttttttttgctgtggcagaccaacacagctacctacctataataataataataataataataataataataataataattaccctgcccatctggctgggtttccccagctactctgggtggctcccagcagaacactaaaaacagaataaaacttcaaatattaaaaacttccctaaacagggtaaTGTTGATGTATGataatttttgattttattatgtattgcAATTTGTTAAACTGTACCCCACTCTAGGATtatatttagctgtgattctgtcAAAGATTCTTTAGATGTGATTTCTGCACTGTAAGGGGTTCAACTAAATGATCCAAAacctacaattatatgattctaagaTCAGGCAAGTGTTGTGGTGTGTTCTTTCTTTAGCCAGACCATTCGCAGACAACACAGCTTCACCATACCAATAGGGATGTTCCACAGATTGTACAGTTTGCGCATTGTAGTGTTGTATTAGAGCATCTAAGCATACTTGATCCTAGGAAAGTTTAGTCTTAAGCAACTTCCATCAAATTTAGTAAGGCTTACTATCaagcaagtgtgcataggattgtagccctaCCAGgaggcaagtcccattgaactgaagGCATGTCTAAACTACAGTATATATGTGAGCTAGTTttgaactttttgacagtaatgGTTCCCCAGCAAGggattctggaaattgtagctctgtataGGATTCTGAGttatgatgttgatgatgatgatgataattaataaaaattagtTAATTCCCAACATTCCTGCAGAATCTGCAATCCCTAGGGTTCTTTGTAAGCAGAAGCAGAATGCGAGTCTCATCTACTGGAGTGCAGGGTAGTGATTCTGAAATAAATTAAGGGCTCTTCACCCTTAATTTGTATTTGTGTGGGGACTTGCTTGTTGAGAGtctaacaaataataatatacctcctttcttcctttttagaTGCAAAGGTTCCCATGCCATCTCCTTTCTCAGTTCAGCTCTCCCACCCAACTGTGAATGGGAAGTCTgtgtctgcactggctgctgtGTTCGATCTTCACATCCCAACAAGCCCTCTGCGTGGGTCAGGCCCTTTGCAAAAGCCAATTCCCCCAAAGAGTGTGGAAATATTGAACCACTTTGATGATAAACACATAGATGAGATGGATGGACGCTCCCAGGATCCACAAAGCAGAAGGGCAAGTGGTTCAAAGAGCTTGGGTTCTTCAACTATGCCTGAACTGAAGAGTTTGTTGTCCCCAAGTACTCCAAATGCTATTGAGCCTGGTATTCCCACTGCACAGCCCACAGTTAAGTCACCTACTATTACCAGTGGCACCCAGGCTGGTACTGTAATTCCTCACGTGTCTCCTAGAAATGCAACAACCACTAGGTCTACTACAGCTTATCACAAGAATGCACCTTGGGCAACTACAAATCTAAGAAGAAGTACCACTGTTCCCAACCCATCAACCACTGCTGGATCTAGTGCTCGTAGCCTCAGCCCACTGCTTGTGAagttttcttctgcttctttacatGATGTCCATCTTGGCAATGGGCAACTAGGCTTGAAAGGCGATATGCTTAATGGAGATCCAAGCAAGGAACATTCCCCTCACTTTGGTGACAAAAGCATACTTACAGCTGCATTGCTTTTGGGGGTGATCTTCTTTCTCTTAGCTACAGTGCTGGTAGGTAGAAAGGTGCTTGAATCTCTTCAGAGAAGGCGTTACACTAAGCTAGACTACTTGATCAATGGCATGTATGCCAACATGTGACAGAGGAAAAACAGGAAGATGTACGTTAGTGGTAAATTTGGAAGCTTTATTGATGGATTGGATTTGTCACAGCAGAGAACATGTTATCTTTCCTACAAGGTCAAGTTTAAATATTTCAGTTACCTCACGAATGGAGTTCTCATGTGGTATCTTTGCTTGTTTGCAGTGTGTGTCATGTGTTGGTCGCATATTGCTTTCTGCAACAAGAAGTCTGTGGTAGTTTGGCATTCTATCCCACGTGCATAATGAGAGCAACATTTACATTCAGCCAGAGCAGTTTGTGCAGCAGCCAGACTGACCAGTCTTCTGGGGACAACCTCTTTCTCTGAATGGTTGTTGAGAATATGGCATGCAGGAAGGGACTAATCAGTCTGCCCAAAAAGAGTGGTCATGTTAGACATACAGAAACAGAAGGCAGAACTTAGTTTAAATACTGTCTGTGTCTGACTGTATTTCCACACACAGTAAACAATCAGCACAAACATCTGTGTGATTGGAGACAAGATGCCACACAGCACACAAGATGCTTTCAGAGCAAACCGCTTTCCACTTCGCTTCTCACACAAAGTGCCAAGTATAACACTTAGACCAGGCTTCAGTCAAAATGGGGCAcagcaaaatgttaaaagaaacGGGACCACTGCTAAGAATGGTGACTCCCTGCCATGTTCC
The sequence above is drawn from the Lacerta agilis isolate rLacAgi1 chromosome 5, rLacAgi1.pri, whole genome shotgun sequence genome and encodes:
- the MANSC1 gene encoding MANSC domain-containing protein 1 — encoded protein: MSVRIAWRSACIFAMAFYTLPKPAQNQACSTEKMENTTIDIKAAFSKGIRGEDPIHASSWEACVDVCCLGADSKKCNYVVFNTRSKGNYTNCYLFYYPTNETFLVRRVSGLVTYRIIKDAKVPMPSPFSVQLSHPTVNGKSVSALAAVFDLHIPTSPLRGSGPLQKPIPPKSVEILNHFDDKHIDEMDGRSQDPQSRRASGSKSLGSSTMPELKSLLSPSTPNAIEPGIPTAQPTVKSPTITSGTQAGTVIPHVSPRNATTTRSTTAYHKNAPWATTNLRRSTTVPNPSTTAGSSARSLSPLLVKFSSASLHDVHLGNGQLGLKGDMLNGDPSKEHSPHFGDKSILTAALLLGVIFFLLATVLVGRKVLESLQRRRYTKLDYLINGMYANM